The Nostoc sp. NIES-3756 DNA window GTAAGCGTGCTTGTACCAACGCCGAAAAGAATGTGCGATCGCATCTAATGAATAGCCTCTACATAGACTTTCTGCTAAGCAAAACGTCAAGGAACTGTCATCAGACCAAGTTCCTGGCGGTTGATTCCACCTGCCATAGCCTAGCATCTTGGTCACTGGAGATTTAGCTAGTTCGGCGCGGCTAGTAAACTCTACTGGCACACCCAACGCATCACCTACACATAAACCCATCAGACCAGATAAAGTTTTTGGAGCGGTTAGCATTATCTAACCTCGATGTAGACTATCAAAAATTCACTTTATATATTTTTCTGAAATCTTGTTGCCATAGTTGTTACATCTCTTTGTCAATTAGTCATTAGTCAACAATCAACAGTCAATAGTTATTAATTCTGCTTTCTACCTTCTGTCTAGCAAATCCCTGAATATTTATGGAACATTCCCGTATATTTTTCGACTAGGAAAATAATAGTAAAGATACAAAAAGTTTTTCAAGTTTATGAAGAATATACTCAAGTCTTTGGTGACAATTTCTGCATTGTCTTCAATAGTCATTGCACCTATTTTAGTTAATGCTGGTCAAGCATTTGCGGAAACTAAAAAAGGTACTGATGCAAGTTATGTTGGTGCTGGTGTAGCTGTCGGTGTAACTAATGGTGGCAATGATTCTGGTAACTTTGGTGGTAATCTTACAGGCCGTCTCAAATTAGGAAATACACCATTTTCTGCACGCAGTAATGTTATTTGGAATGATCAGACGAGTGCTATCATCCCAGAAGTTTCTGTAGATTTGCCAATTGCTAATCGCACTAATGCGTTTGTTACTGGTGGTTATTCCTTTGTAGAAAAAAATGGTGCTAATACTCCCATTGGTAACAGAGATGCTGTAGTCGTAGGTGCAGGAGTTGAATCAGAAGTTGCTCAAAACTTCTTGATTTACACTAACGCCAAAGTAGGACTCCGTTCTTACCAAGATGATGGTGCTTCTGCTGTCAGCATCAATGGCGGTATTGGTTATCGGTTTAAGTAAGGGTGTAGGGGAGATGAGGAAGATGAGGAAGATGAGGAAGATGAGGGAGATGAGGGAGATTTTATAACTCAGCACTCAGCACTCATTACTCACAAATACAAAAAGCTGGTTTAATTAAGTGTAGAATCACTGACTAAGCTGGCTTTTTGCCGTGTTAAAATTGAGGTATTCTTCATATTTCCGACCGGATTACCGGGAAAGTGTCAGCTAAAAAACTTTGCTGATTTGCTAGTTCGGCGCTAGCCGATGCCTTATTGAGAATCCTATACAACTCTGATGGTTAAATCTGCTCCTCCTCCTACCACTAGTCGTAAGCCTTCCAAAGTCGAAGGACTTAAAGAAAACAGTAATTTTTTACGTGAACCTGTAGCAACGCAAATCCTTGAGGATACGACTCATTTTACAGAAGATGCGGTACAAATCCTTAAGTTTCACGGTTCTTATCAACAGGATAACCGGGACAACCGCGTCAAAGGTCAGGAGAAAGATTACCAGTTTATGCTGCGGACAAAAAATCCAGGTGGACTTGTCCCGCCGCAGCTTTACTTAGCTTTAGACAAGCTAGCTGATGAATATGGCAACAATACCCTGCGGGCTACTACTCGTCAAGGGTTCCAACTGCACGGGATTTTAAAGAAAAATCTTAAAGCAGCGATCGCTACAATTATTAAAAACTTAGGTTCTACTTTGGGTGCTTGCGGCGATATCAACCGCAACGTTATGGCTCCCCCTGTTCCCTTCAAGAATCGTGCTGAATATCAGTACGCTTGGGAATATGCCCAAAATATCGCTGACTTACTCTCGCCCCTCACTGGCGCTTATTACGAAATCTGGCTTGATGGAGAAAAAGCCATCAGCGCCCAAGAAAGTCCAGAGGTGAAAGCCGCCAGAGAACGTAATGGTAATGGGACAATCATCCACGATACAGAAGAACCTCTGTATGGTACTTACTACATGCCGCGTAAGTTTAAGGTAAGTGTAACTGTACCAGGAGATAATTCGATTGATTTATATTCCCAAGACTTAACTTTAGTCGTCATCACCGATGCTCAGGGGAACCTAGAAGGATTTAATATCTTTGCTGGTGGTGGTTTAGGACGGACACACAACAAAGAAGAAACTTTCGCTCGACTGGCAGATCCCATTGGTTATGTAGCCAAGGAAGATGTGTATGATGCAGTCAAAGCCATTGTCGCTACTCAAAGAGATTATGGCGATCGCACTGACCGCCGTCACGCTCGGTTAAAATACCTAATCAACGATTGGGGTGTTGACAAGTTCCGCGCCAAAGTTGAAGAATATTTTGGCAACCCCCTAGAACCTTTCAAGCCATTACCAGAGTTTAAATATCACGATTTCCTGGGTTGGCATGAACAAGGCGATGGTAAGTTGTTCTTGGGTATTTCCATTGACAACGGCCGGGTAAAAGATGAAGGTTCGTTCCAACTGAAAACAGCCTTACGGGAAATTGTCGAGCAATTTAACCTACCCATCCGCCTAACACCCCACCAAAACCTGATTTTCTACGAAATTGACCCAGAGAACAAACAAACTATTCAAAACATTCTCGATAGTCGTGGTATAGTCTCTGACCCTACTACTATCGACCCTCTAGTGCGCTATGCAATGGCTTGTCCAGCTTTACCTACCTGTGGTCTAGCCATCACCGAGTCAGAAAGAGCCATCCCTGGAATTTTAGAAAGAATCCACGCTCTTTTAGATAAAGTGGGTTTACAAGATGAACATTTTGTGGTAAGGATGACAGGCTGTCCTAACGGTTGCGCCCGTCCTTACATGGCAGAACTAGGTTTTGTTGGTAGCGCTCCAGAAAGTTATCAAGTATGGCTGGGTGGTTCACCTAATCAGACACGCTTGGCACAACCTTATGTAGAGCGGTTACACCACAACGATATCGAAAGCTTACTAGAGCCGATTTTGGTCTATTTTAAGAAATCGCGGCAAACTGGGGAAAGCTTTGGTGATTTTTGCGATCGCGTCAGTTTTGATGCCATCCGCGAATTTGCCGCCCAGTACCAACCAGAGACAACACCAGTCACCATCGAACCAGAAGCGCCCCAGGCTGCTAATAAACCCCGAAAAGCACGGTATCGGGTGAGCCTACATGATGATTTGTATGCCAAGCTTAAGTCATCAGCTACAAGTCAAGGTAGGTCGATGACTGATTTAGTAAGAGATGCTTTAGAGGCTTACTTCCAAAATCAGCCGTAACTTTTGAAACTCACTCCTGGTATAGTCATTTGGTTATACCAGGAAATGATTGAGGATAAGCAGCGCTTACAAGGAAATGCCTAAACCCTGTCTGATTTAAGCTATCAACAACCTCTTATAGAAGGTTTCCATAGCCTAGAAAAATTGATGTCTCAACTGCAACGAATTACGATCGCACCCTCCCAACTCCAGCAAGAGCTAATTGTACTGACATCCCAGCAAGAACATTATTTAAAACGGGTGTTACGCTTGCGTGATGGCGATCGCTTTATCGTCATGGATGGATTGGGTAAATGGTGGTTAGCCCAAATCACAGGGGAACAAGCCCAAGTCTTAGAAGAATTAACTGTAAAAACAGAATTACCTGTAACAATCACACTGCTAGTTGCTTTACCTAAAGGCAGTGGATTTGATGAAGTTGTCCGCAGTTGTACGGAGTTGGGAGTAAGTTGTATTGCTCCAGTTTTGAGCGATCGCACTTTACTAAATCCTAGTCCCCAAAAGCTGGAACGTTGGCGACGTATAGCCGCAGAAGCCGCAGAACAATCAGAGCGTGCGTTTGTACCAACAATTTTAGAACCAATAGCTTTTAATGAAGTAGTAACTAATACTACAGCCACTCATCGTTATATCTGTGAAGCGCGTGGTGAGTATCCCCATCTAAAAAACGTACTGACACAAATCTCTGGAGAAATTGTAATTGCGATCGGCCCGGAAGGGGGATGGACGGACAAAGAACTAGAACAAGCCGCAGCCTTTAGCTTTCAACCAGTATCTTTAGGACAGCGAATCTTGCGTGCAGTTACAGCGCCTTTGGTAGCATTATCCTTAATCACCGCCGCTTGTGAGGCATAATATCAAGTTCGCTTACGCACTTATCATATTTTGTAGGTTGGTAATGGGTAATAGGTAGTGGGTAATCGCAGAAAACGATTATTTACTACTCAATACATTAATTAATTACTAAAAAGATATAATATTTGACACTAATTGGCACATTTTCGGCTTATGGTATAAATTAAGCATTTTTTGGGAACCATATCACTAGCGTGCATTGAATGGCTCCCATGATTGAACAAGTTGCGATCGCCTTTGAACGTAAAGACTATCCTACAGCCGCTAAACTACTTAAACCTCTGCTAAAAGAATCGCCAGATAATCCTTGGGTGCAATTTTATCAAGGTAGATTGTATGAAGTAGCCAACAAGCGCAAAGAAGCAGAAAAAATCTATCGGCAATTGTTAAAGAGTACAGCCAATAGCAAGATAGTATTACAAGCACGCCAAGGTTTGCAGCGCATACGCGAAATTGAGCAAGAAGAAAAACAAAGAGCGATCGCTCAAGCAACAGCCGAACCCTGCAATACTGAACAAGGGGTTCTCATACTAGAGCCTTTTAGCAATGAACTCAAAGCCACAGCCGCAGCCAAATTTGCCGAAATTATGCAGCTAGATGTCTACAATGCTAGGTTAGTTCTTCCTAGTCGTAGCTGGAAATTATACCGCACTGGGCGCGTGGGAGAACTTGAATTTTACGGCATACAACTACAACAAGCTGGTATTCCTTGCTTTTGGACAGCTATCAGCGCTATTGACCAAATACAAGTATTTCAGGTCAATTATTTTTTAGAGTCTCAACCACAAGCCACTGTTATTTGTTCTAATCATACAAACCAAGTTGGTTCTCTCAGATTTGATTGGTCAGAAGTGTCTGCGCGAGTGATGGGACTGTTACCTATTTTTGAGGAAGTGGTAGACGTTGGTGCTTGGCTAAAAACAAAACGTAAAACCCAAACTCAAGACTATGTGCAGTTTTGTGATTTACATTTACCTGGCAGACGTTGTATTGTGAGACTTTATGATCAAGGTTATGAATTTCAGCAAGGTGTAGAAATTGCGCCTGCATCCAGCCAAAATACCATCAGAATTAACTGGAATAACTTACTAAGCTGGATTAACTTACACTTACCACAAGCAAAAGTTTGGTCAGATTTTACACCCTTTGCCGAGACAGTACTAGAACAAAAAGAAATGCTGGGACACATTCAGTCTCACATTAACCTACATCGTAAGGAAAAGAGTGACTGGGACTCAGCATTTCATTTGTATAGTGGATTGATATTTACGAGGCTAGGGCGATGAGCAAGTAAGGCACAGGGGAGACAAGGGAGACAAGGAAGCAGAGGGAGATGTTGATTATTCCTACCTCCTGCCTTCTCTGACTCCTACCTTTTGACTATGGACTATGGACTAATAACTCATCACTGTCTAGCCAGGAGTTTTTACTTGACTGGCCATATCTAAGAAAGAAGTCATATTTGCACCTGGACGACGACGGCCATTAGAACCGGAGGCTGAAGGCGCTAAGTATTTAGGAGCAAAGGTAGTTTCTGTTGGTGTGGTTGTTTTTGCCACTGGCGCTTTTTCTGGTTCAGCTGGCTTAGGAGCAGCTTTACCGTTTTTTCCATTTTTAGATGCTTCTACCTTAGCTGGTTTAGATGCTTCTACCTTAGCTGGGGTAGGTACAGGGCTTTTTTCTGTAGCTGGTGGTACTTCTGCTTTAACGGCTGCTTTTGTACCATTGGATGCTGCGGGTGCTGCGGGTGCAGCTTTTGGAGATGGGGCTGGTGCTTTTTCTTCAGTGGTGTCTTCTTTTAGCTCTAAGTAGTAACCACCGCTTTTCTTACCACCGATTAATCCGGTAAGGAAACTGAGAATCCCAGCGAATAAGTTTTTGATAAAACCGAACATGAGAATGGCTCCCGAAGTTATATATCTGTAAATAGACCGTAATGTTAAAAATTACGTCGTAATACTACATTTTTTGACTATCAGCTATTGAGTGACGAACCTTTTAGGTTTGTGCTTGGTCAAGCTTAAGAATACAAGCTGAGGTTTTCAGCCTTGGTTGGCAAATACTTACAAGCTGTAGATATCGAGAATTAATTATTCAATTTTACCGCTACACAGAGCAAGATTCTGAAAGGTTGCTTAATAAAATTTAACATAAATTTATTTGATAGGTATATATTGACACAAATAATGATTGTACCCTCAACCAGTGGTAAGAGTGTCATAATCTTTTTGCTGGCGACAATCAGACTCAGTTAAATTCTCTACAGAATCGAACGCAAGCAATTTTGTCAATGAAAACTCAAAATCAGCAACGCAACCCCGTATTATTAGTGCATGGTATTACTGATACGGAAGCTGTCTTTAATCAAATGGCAGTTTACTTAAGGCAATTAGGTTGGACTGTACACACACTTAATTTAGTACCTAATAACGGTGAAGCCCCACTTAATGTATTGGCGCAACAGGTTGTTGATTATGTGGATGCAGCTATTGATGCAGAACAACCCTTTGATTTAGTGGGTTTCAGCATGGGGGGAATTGTCAGTCGTTACTATGTGCAAAGATTAGGAGGTATTCATCGTGT harbors:
- a CDS encoding histidine kinase — encoded protein: MKNILKSLVTISALSSIVIAPILVNAGQAFAETKKGTDASYVGAGVAVGVTNGGNDSGNFGGNLTGRLKLGNTPFSARSNVIWNDQTSAIIPEVSVDLPIANRTNAFVTGGYSFVEKNGANTPIGNRDAVVVGAGVESEVAQNFLIYTNAKVGLRSYQDDGASAVSINGGIGYRFK
- the sir gene encoding sulfite reductase, ferredoxin dependent: MVKSAPPPTTSRKPSKVEGLKENSNFLREPVATQILEDTTHFTEDAVQILKFHGSYQQDNRDNRVKGQEKDYQFMLRTKNPGGLVPPQLYLALDKLADEYGNNTLRATTRQGFQLHGILKKNLKAAIATIIKNLGSTLGACGDINRNVMAPPVPFKNRAEYQYAWEYAQNIADLLSPLTGAYYEIWLDGEKAISAQESPEVKAARERNGNGTIIHDTEEPLYGTYYMPRKFKVSVTVPGDNSIDLYSQDLTLVVITDAQGNLEGFNIFAGGGLGRTHNKEETFARLADPIGYVAKEDVYDAVKAIVATQRDYGDRTDRRHARLKYLINDWGVDKFRAKVEEYFGNPLEPFKPLPEFKYHDFLGWHEQGDGKLFLGISIDNGRVKDEGSFQLKTALREIVEQFNLPIRLTPHQNLIFYEIDPENKQTIQNILDSRGIVSDPTTIDPLVRYAMACPALPTCGLAITESERAIPGILERIHALLDKVGLQDEHFVVRMTGCPNGCARPYMAELGFVGSAPESYQVWLGGSPNQTRLAQPYVERLHHNDIESLLEPILVYFKKSRQTGESFGDFCDRVSFDAIREFAAQYQPETTPVTIEPEAPQAANKPRKARYRVSLHDDLYAKLKSSATSQGRSMTDLVRDALEAYFQNQP
- a CDS encoding 16S rRNA (uracil(1498)-N(3))-methyltransferase yields the protein MSQLQRITIAPSQLQQELIVLTSQQEHYLKRVLRLRDGDRFIVMDGLGKWWLAQITGEQAQVLEELTVKTELPVTITLLVALPKGSGFDEVVRSCTELGVSCIAPVLSDRTLLNPSPQKLERWRRIAAEAAEQSERAFVPTILEPIAFNEVVTNTTATHRYICEARGEYPHLKNVLTQISGEIVIAIGPEGGWTDKELEQAAAFSFQPVSLGQRILRAVTAPLVALSLITAACEA
- a CDS encoding tetratricopeptide repeat protein, which encodes MIEQVAIAFERKDYPTAAKLLKPLLKESPDNPWVQFYQGRLYEVANKRKEAEKIYRQLLKSTANSKIVLQARQGLQRIREIEQEEKQRAIAQATAEPCNTEQGVLILEPFSNELKATAAAKFAEIMQLDVYNARLVLPSRSWKLYRTGRVGELEFYGIQLQQAGIPCFWTAISAIDQIQVFQVNYFLESQPQATVICSNHTNQVGSLRFDWSEVSARVMGLLPIFEEVVDVGAWLKTKRKTQTQDYVQFCDLHLPGRRCIVRLYDQGYEFQQGVEIAPASSQNTIRINWNNLLSWINLHLPQAKVWSDFTPFAETVLEQKEMLGHIQSHINLHRKEKSDWDSAFHLYSGLIFTRLGR